One window of the Rhipicephalus sanguineus isolate Rsan-2018 chromosome 2, BIME_Rsan_1.4, whole genome shotgun sequence genome contains the following:
- the LOC119382032 gene encoding uncharacterized protein LOC119382032: MIRQEDMKEHLREFFAFSGFPQGIGALDGCHFCASPPKEHAVDYYNYKGGYSIVLLAVVDHMYRFRYINVGALGRCHDASVYARSRLSGMVDGGYFQLPVAVIEGVEVQPIILCDQAFPLTTNLLKPFPNASPNKEEASFNYNL; this comes from the exons ATGATACGGCAAGAAGACATGAAGGAACACCTCAGGGAGTTCTTCGCCTTCAGCGGCTTTCCTCAGGGCATAGGCGCTCTTGACGGATGCCACTTTTGTGCCTCCCCACCTAAGGAGCATGCAGTGGATTATTACAACTACAAAGGAGG GTACAGCATCGTACTACTCGCAGTAGTTGACCACATGTACCGTTTTCGGTACATAAATGTTGGAGCCCTTGGCAGGTGCCACGACGCCAGCGTTTATGCAAGATCAAGGCTGTCTGGTATGGTGGACGGTGGATACTTCCAATTGCCTGTGGCTGTGATCGAGGGCGTCGAGGTGCAGCCAATAATCCTCTGCGACCAGGCTTTCCCACTCACCACAAACTTACTCAAACCATTCCCTAACGCCTCGCCGAACAAAGAGGAAGCATCCTTCAATTACAACCTATGA